One Williamsia phyllosphaerae genomic window, GGCCGCGGGAGATCTCGAGGTAGTGGAACATCGGATTCAGCTCGACGAGCTTGAGGCGGCTCGAGTTCTGGGCGTTCTGGCCGAGGTTGTCGGTCGTCCAGATGATCGGCGTCATGAAGAACACCAGCTGGACCACGGTCGCCAGCAGCTGACCGATGTCGCGGAAGCGCGTCGAGAGTATGCCGAAGACGATGGTCACCCAGATCGCGTTGAGCGCGAACAGGAACAGCGCCGGGATGATCAGCAGGATCGTCCAGTTGACCGGCTGCGGGAACACCGCCATGACCACGGCGTAGATGACGATGTTGTGGGCGAAGATGATCGACTGTCGCCACACGAGCCGGTAGACGTGCACGCTCAGCGGCGACGGGATCTGCTTGAGCAGGCCCTCGTTGCTGGAGAACACCACCGATCCCTCGAGGATCGACTGGGAGATGAAGTTCCAGAAGATCAGTCCGAGGGTGACGTGCGGCAGGAATGTCTTGATGTCGATGCCGAACAACTCGCCGTAGAGAAGGCCCATGGCGACGGCGGTGACACCGGTTGCGACCGTGATCCACAGCGGACCGAGCAGCGAGCGACGGTAGCGCTGCTTGATGTCCTGCCAGCCGAGCAGCGCCCACAGCTCACGCTGGGCGAAGCCGACACGCAGATCGGTCAGGGCTCGTCGCAGCGTCCGCGAGTCCGAGGCTTGCGGTCGCAGCGGTGCGACGTCGTCGTCATGCAGAACGGTGGACACGGTGGTTGAGCCTACCGGCCGCGCCCATCCGACCGGGTCATGCGGCAGGTCAGAGGTACTGACCGGTGCCGGGGACC contains:
- the wzm gene encoding galactan export ABC transporter permease subunit Wzm/RfbD — its product is MSTVLHDDDVAPLRPQASDSRTLRRALTDLRVGFAQRELWALLGWQDIKQRYRRSLLGPLWITVATGVTAVAMGLLYGELFGIDIKTFLPHVTLGLIFWNFISQSILEGSVVFSSNEGLLKQIPSPLSVHVYRLVWRQSIIFAHNIVIYAVVMAVFPQPVNWTILLIIPALFLFALNAIWVTIVFGILSTRFRDIGQLLATVVQLVFFMTPIIWTTDNLGQNAQNSSRLKLVELNPMFHYLEISRGPLVGEHVEAYHWYIVIGCTALGWLAALAVLRNFRARVAYWV